One region of Pagrus major chromosome 7, Pma_NU_1.0 genomic DNA includes:
- the rbm15 gene encoding RNA-binding protein 15, with product MKGKERSPIKKRSRALDDIRDRGGCHPTSKKMGALSVSSGSNNGNSSTKSDGGSTRRSLLGEKRDRDFDGHSRTGNNHSLSAAASSVGKNHNLSLTLDLASPRTTSRGEPRVQPPSAESEYKTLKISDLGTQLSDEDIEDGLFHEFKKFGDVSVKISRSNDERIAFVNFRKPDDARAAKHARGRLVLYDRPLKIEAVYINRRRSRSPVERDLYGAAQSHRHLQRPLSPTGLGYRDYRLQQLALGRLPPPPPPPLPRELERDREFALFEARARPAFIAERAAFREEDFISPEDDQRANRTLFLGNLDITVTEADLRRAFDRFGVITEVDIKRPTRGQISTYGFLKFENLDMAHRAKLSMSGKVVGRNPIKIGYGKATPTTRLWVGGLGPWVPLAALAREFDRFGTIRTIDYRKGDTWAYIQYESLDAAQAACTHMRGFPLGGPERRLRVDFADAEHRYQQQFLQPLPIPPFDMVAESFVHRATPEPLRVRERTPPQLHFRERELFPGTEWPNPAIRDRVRASPFEPLEHLERERRAREPWSLERELQGREPARKRRVLEDGRHIDHSPDSTDRTVRRRRASPDGSPGGSSRDGGRFSDSERPLRGERPSPTREHHSGLERVGAERRLKSQSLSEKGPSSSNISAVGERKRKAGDGGKGPAKRERSESSTKGGQSSKPDGTRLGLAWNGMLLLKNSNFPANMHLLEGDHNVASDLLVDGTTGRQVSELKITQRLRLDQPKLDEVSRRIKVAGPGGYAILLAVPGTTEDTSSSDPAASTQRPLRNLVSYLNQKQAAGVISLPVGGSRDKDNTGVLHAFPPCDFSQQFLDSSAKALAKSEEDYLVMIVVRGAS from the coding sequence ATGAAAGGTAAAGAGCGGTCGCCGATTAAAAAACGCTCCCGGGCCTTGGATGATATTCGAGACAGGGGAGGATGCCACCCGACCAGCAAGAAAATGGGGGCTCTCTCCGTTTCCAGTGGGAGTAATAATGGAAACAGCTCGACCAAAAGCGACGGCGGCTCGACGAGAAGGAGTCTGCTCGGcgagaaaagagacagagatttCGACGGACATAGTCGGACTGGGAATAACCACAGTTTGTCTGCTGCCGCTAGCTCCGTCGGCAAAAACCACAACCTGAGCCTGACGCTGGATTTAGCCTCACCGAGGACAACTTCCCGGGGGGAGCCGCGGGTCCAGCCGCCCAGCGCCGAGAGTGAGTACAAAACCCTCAAAATAAGCGACCTCGGCACCCAGCTGAGCGACGAAGATATAGAGGATGGACTATttcatgaatttaaaaaattcGGAGATGTGAGTGTTAAGATAAGCCGCAGCAACGATGAACGGATAGCGTTCGTGAATTTCAGGAAGCCCGACGACGCCAGAGCGGCTAAGCACGCCCGGGGCCGGCTGGTGCTGTACGACCGGCCGCTAAAAATTGAGGCGGTGTACATCAACAGGAGGAGAAGCCGGTCCCCTGTGGAGAGAGACTTGTATGGTGCAGCTCAAAGCCATAGACATTTGCAGAGACCCCTCTCGCCCACCGGGCTTGGATATAGAGACTACCGGCTGCAGCAGCTGGCCCTGGGACGGCTCCCCCCTCCCCCGCCGCCCCCTCTGCCCAGAGAGCTGGAGCGGGACAGGGAGTTCGCCCTGTTTGAAGCCAGGGCACGTCCAGCTTTCATTGCAGAGCGAGCAGCTTTTCGTGAGGAGGATTTTATATCGCCAGAAGATGACCAAAGAGCCAATAGGACGTTGTTTTTAGGTAATCTGGACATAACTGTTACAGAAGCGGACCTGAGGAGAGCTTTTGACAGGTTTGGGGTCATAACAGAAGTGGACATCAAAAGACCCACACGGGGACAAATCAGCACATATGGGTTTCTGAAATTTGAGAACCTTGACATGGCCCACCGTGCTAAGCTTAGTATGTCTGGCAAGGTAGTAGGCCGCAACCCCATAAAGATAGGTTATGGGAAAGCAACTCCTACCACACGCCTGTGGGTGGGTGGACTTGGACCTTGGGTCCCTCTTGCTGCACTGGCGAGAGAGTTTGATCGTTTTGGCACGATAAGGACCATTGACTACAGAAAGGGGGACACTTGGGCCTACATTCAGTATGAAAGTTTGGATGCTGCACAAgcggcatgcacacacatgagGGGCTTCCCGCTGGGAGGCCCAGAGAGGAGACTCAGAGTGGACTTTGCTGATGCTGAGCATCGTTACCAGCAGCAGTTCCTGCAGCCTCTCCCAATACCACCGTTTGACATGGTGGCTGAGTCGTTTGTCCACCGTGCCACTCCTGAACCTCTGAGGGTCAGGGAAAGGACTCCACCGCAGCTTCACTTCAGGGAGAGAGAGCTCTTTCCTGGAACTGAGTGGCCCAACCCAGCTATCCGTGATCGGGTACGAGCCTCACCCTTTGAGCCTCTAGAGCATCTGGAACGTGAGCGGCGGGCGCGTGAGCCCTGGTCCTTGGAACGAGAGCTGCAGGGACGAGAACCTGCACGCAAACGCCGTGTACTGGAGGATGGACGCCACATAGACCACTCCCCTGACAGCACCGATAGGACAGTAAGACGCAGGCGTGCTTCTCCAGATGGTAGTCCTGGAGGTAGCAGCAGAGACGGAGGGCGCTTCAGTGACTCAGAGCGCCCCCTGCGGGGTGAAAGACCCTCCCCCACACGAGAACATCACAGTGGACTAGAAAGAGTTGGGGCTGAAAGGAGACTCAAAAGCCAGAGTCTTTCTGAAAAAGGACCTTCAAGCAGCAACATTTCAGCAGTTGGAGAGCGTAAGCGCAAAGCTGGCGATGGTGGTAAGGGGCCAGCCAAGAGAGAACGTTCTGAGAGCAGCACCAAGGGCGGTCAGTCATCCAAACCTGACGGCACCAGACTCGGTTTGGCCTGGAATGGCATGCTACTGCTCAAGAACAGCAACTTTCCAGCCAATATGCACCTGCTGGAGGGCGATCACAACGTAGCCAGCGACCTGCTTGTTGACGGCACAACAGGGAGGCAGGTGAGCGAGCTAAAGATTACCCAACGTCTCCGTCTGGACCAGCCCAAGCTTGACGAGGTGTCCCGACGCATCAAGGTGGCGGGTCCCGGCGGCTACGCCATCCTGCTGGCAGTTCCTGGCACCACGGAGGATACATCTTCGTCTGACCCTGCAGCTTCAACTCAGCGGCCACTTCGCAACCTGGTGTCCTACCTCAACCAAAAACAAGCAGCTGGAGTCATCAGCCTGCCTGTGGGGGGGAGCAGAGATAAAGACAACACAGGGGTTCTTCATGCTTTCCCTCCCTGTGATTTCTCCCAGCAGTTCCTGGATTCCTCTGCCAAAGCTCTGGCTAAAAGTGAAGAGGACTATCTGGTCATGATTGTTGTTCGTGGAGCATCTTGA